A stretch of the Metopolophium dirhodum isolate CAU chromosome 8, ASM1992520v1, whole genome shotgun sequence genome encodes the following:
- the LOC132951100 gene encoding ras suppressor protein 1: MENGPVSCLPTTPKMSKAKKVIEEALENQNPELDLADKGVVSFEEMPGLIDMHNITRITLSHNKIQKVPPGIANLTQLEMLNLFNNHIEELPVSLSSMPKLRILNVGMNRLDSLPRGFGAFAVLEVLDLTYNNLSETSLPGNFFMLETLRALYLGDNDFETIPPEIGQLKNLQILVLRENDLIDIPKEIGYLPRLRELHIQANRLTVLPPELGNLDLFGNKSVLRMDFNPWVAPIADQLQVGVSHVIDYIRSETYRYLHNRHIAARGPPPPKLNDKTRKISRNRQYS; the protein is encoded by the exons ATGGAAAATGGACCAGTTTCTTGTTTACCAACAACCCCGAAAATGTCGAAAGCGAAGAAAGTGATCGAAGAAGCACTAGAAAATCAAAATCCAGAGTTGGATTTAGCGGACAAGGGGGTAGTCTCCTTCGAGGAGATGCCAGGACTCA ttgatatgcataatattactcGTATTACATTAAGtcacaataaaatacaaa aagtaCCTCCCGGAATTGCAAATTTAACACAGTTAGagatgttaaatttatttaacaatcaTATCGAAGAATTGCCAGTTTCTCTTTCGTCAATGCCAAAATTACGTATATTAAATGTTGG AATGAATCGTTTGGACTCATTACCACGAGGTTTTGGAGCGTTTGCAGTTCTTGAAGTATTGgatttaacatataataatttaagtgaaACCAGTTTGCCAGGAAATTTTTTCATGTTGG aaactttACGTGCATTGTACTTGGGCGATAATGATTTTGAGACTATACCACCTGAAATTGGACAGTTGAAAAATCTACAAATT CTTGTGTTACGagaaaatgatttaattgacaTACCAAAGGAAATTGGTTATCTACCCAGATTACGTGAGTTGCACATTCAAGCTAATCGACTTACAGTTTTACCACCAGAATTGGgaaatttagatttatttggaaataaatCTGTATTGAGAATGGATTTTAATCCTTGGGTTGCTCCAATCGCTGACCAACTTCAAGTTGGAGTATCTCATGTAATTGATTATATAAGATCGGAAACCTACAGAta tctTCACAATCGGCATATTGCTGCTAGGGGTCCACCTCCGCCAAAACTCAATGATAAGACACGTAAGATTTCAAGGAATCGTCAATACAGCTaa